In Bacillus toyonensis BCT-7112, a single window of DNA contains:
- the rsmB gene encoding 16S rRNA (cytosine(967)-C(5))-methyltransferase RsmB gives MRQNVRELALDGLIQVEKSGAYSNLLLNNLIEKNAIDRKDIGLLTEIVYGTIQRRDTLDYYLQPFLKKKVEAWVRVLLRLSLYQMIYLDRVPERAAIHEAVEIAKRRGHKGISGMVNGVLRSIQREGVPSLDEIKDPVERLAIATSHPVWLVQDWASEYGLETAEKMCEVNMLPPVPTARVNVDKVTVEEAIELLASEGIEAKSGDLSDDAIQIERGNVAHTEAFKKGFLSIQDESSMLVARALDPNEGETVLDSCAAPGGKTTHIAERLKGTGKVMSLDLHAHKVRLIKQQAERLGLENIETKALDARKVQEHFANETFDKILVDAPCSGFGVIRRKPDIKLGKDKGDSERLSTIQLAILEKIAPLLKQGGRLVYSTCTIEKIENEQVIDKFLKEHPEFEWDTTIKERMPEKLSPYINEGQVQILPHYFATDGFYIACLRKKV, from the coding sequence ATGAGACAAAATGTTCGTGAATTAGCTCTTGATGGTTTAATTCAAGTAGAAAAAAGTGGTGCATATAGTAACTTACTTTTAAATAATCTAATTGAAAAAAATGCAATTGATAGAAAAGATATTGGTTTATTAACTGAAATTGTATATGGAACGATTCAACGTCGTGACACATTAGATTATTATTTACAGCCTTTTTTAAAAAAGAAGGTTGAGGCGTGGGTAAGAGTATTGCTTCGCTTATCTTTATATCAAATGATATATTTGGACCGAGTGCCAGAAAGAGCGGCTATTCATGAAGCGGTTGAAATAGCAAAGCGTCGTGGGCATAAAGGGATTTCAGGCATGGTGAACGGAGTATTGCGTTCAATTCAGCGAGAAGGTGTACCTTCATTAGATGAAATCAAAGATCCAGTGGAACGTCTTGCAATTGCAACGAGTCACCCAGTTTGGTTAGTACAAGATTGGGCATCTGAATATGGTTTAGAGACAGCAGAGAAAATGTGTGAAGTAAACATGTTACCACCAGTACCTACAGCACGTGTGAACGTTGATAAAGTAACGGTAGAAGAAGCAATTGAGTTGTTGGCAAGTGAAGGAATAGAAGCAAAGTCTGGCGATTTGTCAGATGATGCAATTCAAATTGAAAGAGGGAATGTAGCGCATACAGAAGCGTTTAAAAAAGGGTTCCTTTCTATTCAAGATGAAAGCTCTATGCTTGTTGCACGTGCTTTAGACCCGAATGAGGGAGAGACAGTTCTTGATAGTTGTGCTGCTCCTGGTGGTAAAACTACGCATATAGCTGAGCGTTTAAAGGGAACTGGTAAAGTAATGTCTCTTGATTTACACGCGCATAAAGTGCGTTTAATTAAACAACAAGCAGAGCGACTTGGTCTAGAAAATATAGAAACAAAAGCGTTAGATGCTAGAAAAGTGCAAGAGCACTTTGCAAATGAAACTTTTGATAAAATATTAGTAGATGCACCATGTTCTGGATTTGGGGTAATTAGACGTAAACCTGATATTAAGTTAGGAAAAGATAAAGGCGATAGTGAAAGATTATCGACGATTCAACTTGCGATATTAGAAAAGATAGCACCATTATTAAAACAAGGCGGTCGTCTTGTTTATAGTACGTGCACAATTGAGAAAATAGAAAATGAACAAGTAATAGATAAATTTTTAAAAGAACATCCTGAATTTGAATGGGATACTACGATAAAAGAACGTATGCCAGAAAAATTAAGTCCGTATATTAATGAAGGTCAAGTACAAATTTTACCGCATTATTTTGCAACGGATGGCTTTTATATTGCTTGTTTAAGGAAGAAGGTGTAG